A single Methanofastidiosum sp. DNA region contains:
- a CDS encoding 30S ribosomal protein S27e: MKKLVSKFLRVKCTDCSSEQIVFNRPAITVKCLTCGKSLVESKGGVGKINAEILEVLE; the protein is encoded by the coding sequence ATGAAAAAACTTGTTTCAAAGTTTTTGAGAGTAAAATGCACTGACTGTTCAAGTGAACAGATAGTGTTTAACAGACCTGCTATCACCGTAAAATGCCTTACTTGTGGAAAATCCCTTGTTGAGTCAAAAGGTGGAGTAGGCAAGATTAATGCCGAAATACTAGAAGTATTGGAGTGA
- a CDS encoding RimK family alpha-L-glutamate ligase, protein MGKLGIFVDRQTLSSSVQLISLIKFREEAEKLGHYAYFIFPTEIKKISGLDALFIRARTDSMNISYVAARIAELKGIPVIDDPNSIRICSDKVNMYLHLMKKDVPMPRTVFMKKGEVTLENLEEVFKMFNPPIILKEPSTSFSARVERVYTKEEFIKVSRRFIKLSDWVVVQEFVDSKFDWRIGVLNGELLYACKYIIPNETFKIQASVNGHLVYCDVVSVPKEEVPQEIIDLGIRAGNSIGNGLYGVDIKESNGSLYVIEVNDNPSLDGGEDRQYPDIYERIINHLMQEKKVN, encoded by the coding sequence ATGGGGAAATTAGGAATTTTTGTTGATAGGCAGACTCTAAGTAGTTCAGTGCAACTCATATCTCTAATTAAATTCAGAGAAGAAGCTGAAAAGTTAGGGCATTATGCCTATTTTATCTTCCCAACAGAGATAAAAAAAATATCTGGACTTGATGCCCTTTTTATTAGAGCCAGAACTGATTCAATGAATATTAGTTATGTTGCTGCAAGAATTGCAGAATTAAAAGGAATTCCTGTAATAGATGACCCTAACTCCATAAGGATATGTTCTGATAAGGTCAACATGTACCTTCACCTTATGAAGAAAGATGTTCCTATGCCGAGAACTGTTTTCATGAAGAAGGGAGAAGTTACTTTAGAAAATCTAGAAGAAGTTTTCAAAATGTTTAATCCGCCCATAATTCTAAAAGAACCGTCAACATCTTTTTCGGCAAGAGTGGAAAGAGTCTACACAAAAGAAGAGTTCATAAAAGTTTCAAGAAGATTCATAAAATTATCTGACTGGGTGGTAGTCCAAGAATTTGTCGATAGCAAATTTGATTGGAGAATAGGAGTCCTTAACGGGGAGTTATTGTATGCATGCAAGTACATAATTCCAAATGAAACTTTTAAAATACAGGCTTCGGTAAATGGTCATTTAGTCTACTGCGATGTTGTAAGTGTTCCAAAAGAGGAGGTACCACAGGAAATTATCGACCTTGGTATAAGAGCAGGCAATTCTATCGGAAATGGCCTTTATGGAGTTGACATAAAAGAAAGTAATGGATCCCTATATGTAATTGAAGTAAATGATAATCCTTCTCTAGACGGCGGTGAAGATAGACAGTATCCCGATATCTATGAAAGAATAATCAATCATTTAATGCAAGAGAAAAAAGTAAATTAA
- a CDS encoding serine--tRNA ligase, translating into MKLHLNAEYLLSKPLTGDGVQKVKKYLAEETKELLIKGVPKDKLSESPKIIDSNISNDTVLITIESGTYVRSHAVAIRLKNALSLLLGKEFKVGIKKLVGKSYTLTLELEKIPKDPIKIPFVDKISIEGNNAILSLNDLDEDFLTKNHVDRIINLFYEKVEAQFWGGKGEHWELISKSDNIEPLTTKDPTLELLALGWLKQGPSQGQWFYHAPIAALLRTMERIAVEEVLKPLGFIEVIAPKLVPFEIWEKTGHLSGSEPEIYYVSPPISRDVSVWEEVIDLYKITKKAHVDKIRERMRDPIGGMTYAQCPPMYWAFDGKTIDDSEFPVLIYDKSGPSYRWEAGGRQGIERVNEFWRIEPVFIGYPDQLIELKEKMMERYAYVFDKIFEIEWRTAWVTPFYMAQSGQTGIEKETERIKGTVDYESWIPSRGNREESEWLEFQNLSIVGDKYTKAFSIKSSKNKELWSGCSGIGLQRWTVSFLAQKGLDSDKWPKEFKKYLGEFPKNIKFV; encoded by the coding sequence ATGAAACTCCATTTAAACGCCGAGTACCTCCTGAGCAAACCACTAACAGGAGACGGAGTTCAAAAAGTAAAAAAGTATCTTGCTGAAGAAACTAAGGAATTATTGATTAAAGGAGTACCTAAAGACAAACTTTCAGAATCTCCAAAAATAATTGACTCAAATATATCAAATGACACAGTCTTAATTACTATTGAAAGTGGTACTTATGTTAGATCACATGCAGTTGCCATAAGACTAAAGAATGCTCTGTCTTTACTTCTCGGAAAGGAGTTTAAAGTTGGGATTAAAAAACTAGTGGGAAAAAGTTATACACTCACTCTTGAACTTGAAAAAATTCCAAAAGACCCTATTAAGATACCTTTTGTCGATAAAATATCTATAGAAGGAAACAATGCAATTTTATCTTTAAATGATTTGGACGAAGATTTCCTTACCAAAAATCATGTTGACCGTATAATTAATTTGTTCTATGAAAAAGTAGAAGCGCAGTTTTGGGGCGGCAAGGGTGAGCACTGGGAATTAATTTCAAAGAGCGATAACATAGAACCTTTGACTACAAAAGACCCAACCCTAGAATTATTGGCTTTAGGGTGGCTAAAACAAGGTCCAAGTCAAGGCCAATGGTTTTATCATGCTCCAATCGCGGCGCTACTCAGAACAATGGAAAGGATTGCAGTTGAAGAAGTTTTAAAGCCGCTAGGTTTCATTGAAGTAATTGCCCCGAAGCTTGTTCCTTTTGAAATTTGGGAAAAGACTGGCCATTTATCTGGCAGTGAACCAGAAATTTATTATGTATCGCCCCCTATCTCTAGGGATGTTTCCGTCTGGGAAGAAGTAATCGACCTATATAAAATAACAAAAAAGGCCCATGTTGATAAGATAAGAGAAAGAATGAGAGACCCTATAGGTGGAATGACATATGCTCAGTGCCCTCCAATGTACTGGGCTTTTGATGGGAAGACTATTGACGATTCAGAATTCCCAGTATTAATATATGATAAAAGTGGACCTTCATATAGGTGGGAAGCTGGTGGGAGACAAGGTATTGAACGAGTAAATGAATTCTGGAGAATAGAACCTGTATTCATAGGATATCCTGATCAGTTAATTGAACTTAAAGAGAAGATGATGGAAAGATATGCTTATGTTTTTGATAAAATATTTGAGATTGAATGGAGAACAGCTTGGGTAACACCTTTTTATATGGCACAATCAGGACAGACAGGAATTGAAAAAGAAACTGAGAGAATTAAAGGGACTGTGGACTACGAATCCTGGATTCCTTCAAGGGGTAATAGAGAAGAGAGTGAATGGCTGGAATTCCAGAATCTTTCCATAGTTGGGGATAAGTATACTAAAGCTTTCTCTATTAAATCTTCAAAAAACAAGGAGTTGTGGTCTGGATGTTCGGGGATTGGTCTTCAAAGGTGGACAGTATCTTTCTTGGCTCAAAAGGGGCTTGATTCCGACAAATGGCCTAAAGAATTCAAAAAATATTTAGGAGAATTCCCAAAAAATATCAAGTTTGTTTAA
- a CDS encoding nucleotide-binding protein: METNRLRNNKIVVILDTNFLLLPGRFNLRIESIEDVIEKKCNIVIPTNVISELKKIELTGSDKNAKEIALIISERYEKIELEGPVDRSILEYAKTNKCIVATNDVKLKSDLRKIQVPVVFVKNGTRLGLEGYIE, translated from the coding sequence ATGGAGACTAATAGGCTACGGAATAATAAAATAGTTGTAATTCTAGATACAAATTTTCTTCTTCTTCCAGGTAGATTTAATCTTAGGATCGAATCAATCGAAGATGTCATAGAAAAAAAATGTAATATAGTAATACCAACAAATGTTATTTCTGAATTAAAAAAGATAGAACTTACTGGTTCCGATAAAAACGCTAAAGAAATTGCATTAATTATTTCCGAACGTTATGAAAAAATTGAGTTGGAAGGTCCTGTCGATAGATCAATTCTAGAATATGCCAAAACAAACAAATGCATTGTAGCAACAAACGACGTAAAATTAAAGTCAGATTTAAGAAAGATTCAAGTTCCAGTCGTTTTTGTAAAAAATGGAACAAGACTTGGGCTTGAAGGCTACATTGAGTGA
- a CDS encoding TMEM175 family protein — protein MPQAFLDRNRMESLVDGIFAVSMTLLVLTINFPQGLDIKDDIVILKAIEKLIPQILIYFVAFALIGLFWCIYHSRFRYVKKLDNTFIWINLFWLMFIGLMPFSTSLNGDYPMFHTAVLVFHLNFLILSSLLFILWTYASKKNLIDESLEKKTVMLNRNILIVMVVVCLFALIISFFSPSISNLSYFLIFPGSLLVKRY, from the coding sequence ATGCCACAAGCCTTTTTAGATAGAAATCGAATGGAATCTTTAGTCGATGGAATTTTTGCAGTTAGCATGACTCTTCTAGTATTGACAATTAACTTTCCACAAGGTCTTGATATAAAAGATGATATTGTTATATTAAAGGCGATAGAAAAATTAATACCTCAAATACTTATTTATTTTGTGGCTTTTGCATTAATTGGTTTATTTTGGTGTATTTATCATAGTCGATTCCGATATGTAAAAAAATTAGATAATACGTTTATATGGATTAATTTATTTTGGTTGATGTTCATAGGATTGATGCCTTTTTCAACTTCTTTAAATGGAGATTACCCAATGTTTCATACGGCCGTCCTTGTATTTCATCTAAACTTTTTGATATTGTCCTCTCTATTATTTATACTATGGACATATGCATCTAAAAAAAATCTGATTGATGAAAGTTTAGAAAAAAAGACTGTGATGCTAAATAGAAATATACTTATCGTGATGGTTGTGGTTTGCTTATTTGCTTTGATTATTTCGTTCTTTTCACCTTCAATAAGTAATCTTTCCTATTTTTTAATTTTTCCCGGGTCCTTGCTCGTGAAAAGATACTAA
- a CDS encoding AAA family ATPase produces the protein MLIVVTGLPGTGKTTIAEALAKETDAVVFSTDKIRKMIFEKPVYNEEDKRIVYNELFLQTGKYLAMDKNVILDGTFYTKGLRQRAREVGKSFCEEIYFIYCETPEELLKKRIDKRKDKFSDADYSVYLKMKKIFEEFEEDVIIIDTSNPVNTNIDIIKRRIHSM, from the coding sequence ATGCTCATTGTGGTAACTGGCCTTCCAGGCACAGGAAAGACGACAATTGCTGAAGCACTTGCAAAAGAAACAGATGCTGTTGTTTTTTCAACCGACAAGATTAGAAAAATGATTTTTGAAAAGCCAGTGTATAATGAAGAAGATAAAAGAATTGTATATAATGAACTATTTTTACAAACTGGGAAATATTTGGCTATGGATAAAAATGTCATTCTTGATGGAACTTTTTATACAAAAGGATTAAGGCAAAGGGCAAGAGAGGTTGGAAAATCATTTTGTGAAGAGATCTACTTTATTTATTGTGAGACGCCTGAAGAACTTCTTAAGAAAAGAATAGATAAAAGGAAGGATAAGTTCAGTGATGCAGATTATAGCGTATATCTCAAAATGAAAAAAATATTTGAAGAATTTGAAGAAGATGTGATAATTATAGACACATCTAATCCAGTTAATACCAACATAGACATTATCAAAAGAAGAATTCACTCAATGTAG
- a CDS encoding translation initiation factor IF-2 subunit alpha yields MLERDYPEEGDLVMCSVKEVFPYGAFVILDEYDKEGMIHIKEISSSWVKNIRNHVREGQKIVCKVLKVDASKNHIDLSLRRVTSQQKKTKVQEFKREKKGEKLLELYATNIGEDYKSIIHNIGVPIVNKYGDLYAAFEETSTKGKSVLEGLIDEKYVDGLYEIIKTNVENPLVSITGHIVLECFSGDGVNIVKDALVNAREKYKDKVEDVEIRNEGSPKYSIHIVAEDYKAAESVLRDIAEMAISHVQSNEGKGSFKRS; encoded by the coding sequence ATGCTTGAAAGGGATTACCCCGAAGAAGGGGATCTTGTCATGTGTTCCGTCAAGGAAGTATTTCCTTACGGTGCGTTCGTTATCCTTGACGAATATGACAAGGAGGGCATGATACATATAAAGGAAATCTCCTCCAGTTGGGTTAAAAATATTAGAAACCATGTGAGGGAAGGTCAAAAAATAGTATGCAAGGTTCTAAAAGTCGATGCATCTAAAAATCACATAGACTTATCCCTTAGAAGAGTTACAAGCCAACAGAAGAAAACAAAAGTTCAAGAATTCAAGAGAGAGAAAAAAGGCGAAAAACTATTGGAGCTATACGCTACAAACATTGGAGAAGATTACAAAAGTATTATCCATAATATCGGGGTGCCCATTGTTAATAAATATGGCGATTTATACGCCGCTTTTGAAGAGACTTCAACAAAAGGCAAGAGTGTTTTAGAGGGATTAATAGACGAGAAATACGTTGATGGGCTTTATGAAATCATAAAAACTAATGTTGAAAACCCATTAGTTTCCATTACAGGCCACATAGTCCTTGAATGTTTTTCCGGAGATGGAGTAAATATAGTAAAGGATGCTTTAGTCAATGCAAGGGAAAAATACAAAGACAAAGTAGAAGATGTAGAAATAAGGAATGAAGGGTCCCCAAAATATTCTATTCATATAGTCGCTGAAGATTATAAAGCAGCAGAATCTGTTTTGAGAGATATTGCAGAAATGGCAATTTCTCATGTTCAGAGTAATGAGGGTAAAGGGTCCTTTAAGAGATCATAA
- a CDS encoding translation initiation factor IF-2 subunit gamma yields the protein MKLGQAEVNIGLVGHVDHGKTTLTRALSGVWTDKHSEELRRGITIRLGYADIEFRKCEACEGVEAYTTEKTCPKCGGESKVLRKVSFVDAPGHETLMATMLSGAAIMDGAILVIAANEKCPQPQTREHLMALNIVGIKNIVIAQNKIELVSKEKAIENYNQIKNFIKGTVAENAPIIPISAQHRVNIDYLIKSIEDVIKTPKRDSNKPPIMYIARSFDTNRPGTFPEDLKGGILGGSLIQGKLKVGDKIEIRPGFEKVEQNKKVFKPILTEVSSLNVSNESVEEALPGGLLGVGTLLDPAVTKSDTLAGSILGHPGELPKVWENLTLEINLLERVVGTEDEIEVDPIRPKEMLLLNVGTAKTIGTTTKVGKVTELILKLPVCSLVGERVAISRRVGARWRLIGYGIIK from the coding sequence ATAAAGTTGGGACAAGCTGAAGTAAATATAGGTCTTGTAGGGCATGTCGATCATGGTAAAACTACTTTGACACGAGCTCTATCTGGAGTCTGGACAGACAAACACAGCGAAGAGCTTAGAAGAGGTATTACAATAAGACTAGGGTATGCAGATATAGAGTTCAGAAAATGTGAAGCATGCGAAGGAGTAGAGGCCTATACTACTGAAAAAACTTGCCCTAAATGCGGTGGAGAATCTAAAGTTCTAAGGAAAGTCTCCTTTGTCGATGCACCGGGTCATGAAACCTTAATGGCAACAATGCTTTCAGGTGCCGCAATCATGGATGGGGCCATATTGGTGATTGCAGCCAATGAGAAATGTCCGCAACCACAGACAAGAGAGCATCTAATGGCCTTAAATATTGTAGGGATTAAGAATATTGTTATTGCACAGAATAAAATAGAGCTTGTTTCTAAAGAAAAAGCAATTGAAAATTATAATCAGATAAAAAATTTTATTAAAGGAACTGTAGCTGAAAATGCTCCAATTATTCCTATCTCTGCTCAACACAGGGTCAATATTGACTACTTGATAAAATCAATTGAAGATGTAATAAAAACTCCAAAAAGAGATTCAAATAAACCACCAATAATGTACATTGCAAGGTCTTTTGATACAAACAGGCCTGGCACATTCCCAGAGGACCTAAAAGGTGGAATCTTAGGGGGATCACTTATTCAAGGGAAACTAAAAGTTGGGGATAAAATAGAAATAAGGCCCGGCTTTGAAAAAGTTGAACAGAATAAGAAAGTCTTCAAGCCAATATTAACTGAAGTGTCCAGCTTAAATGTTAGCAATGAATCAGTTGAAGAGGCTTTGCCTGGTGGGCTTCTTGGAGTTGGAACTCTCCTAGATCCTGCAGTTACAAAGTCAGATACTTTGGCAGGCAGTATATTAGGACATCCTGGAGAGTTACCAAAAGTTTGGGAAAATTTAACTCTTGAAATAAATCTCCTTGAAAGAGTTGTTGGTACAGAGGATGAAATTGAAGTTGACCCTATAAGGCCTAAAGAAATGCTATTGTTAAATGTCGGAACAGCTAAAACAATAGGTACAACTACAAAGGTCGGTAAAGTCACAGAATTGATATTAAAACTTCCAGTTTGTTCTTTAGTTGGTGAAAGGGTAGCCATAAGTAGAAGGGTCGGTGCCAGATGGAGACTAATAGGCTACGGAATAATAAAATAG
- a CDS encoding proteasome assembly chaperone family protein — MKETYIIEEIKDIKLENPIFVEGLPGIGLVGKLAADHLIQELKAVKFAELYSPRFPHQALVEKDSTMRLMKNEFYYYTGGKRDILFLSGDTQPPPTDAYGHYEISTKILDFVEKFGIKEMFTLGGYSTGGYPVKEPKVLGAASDVETVEKYKDKNIVFREDPGSAIVGASGLLIAMGKLRNMNGLCLLGESPGYIIDAKASKAVLQVLVDILELEISMEELDKRAEETEKALSKIQEMQKNMTEYQPLPSGNEETGYIR; from the coding sequence ATGAAAGAAACTTATATTATTGAAGAAATTAAAGATATAAAACTTGAAAATCCAATATTTGTGGAAGGTCTTCCAGGGATAGGACTTGTAGGAAAATTAGCTGCTGATCATCTTATTCAAGAATTAAAAGCCGTTAAATTTGCTGAATTATATTCTCCAAGATTTCCCCATCAAGCACTAGTTGAAAAAGACTCAACTATGAGATTAATGAAGAATGAATTCTATTACTACACCGGTGGAAAAAGAGATATATTATTCTTATCTGGAGATACTCAGCCACCGCCCACAGATGCTTATGGTCATTATGAAATATCCACTAAAATACTGGACTTTGTTGAAAAGTTTGGCATCAAAGAAATGTTTACATTAGGTGGATATTCCACAGGAGGATACCCTGTAAAAGAGCCAAAAGTATTGGGCGCAGCATCCGATGTTGAAACAGTTGAAAAATATAAAGACAAAAACATTGTTTTTAGAGAGGATCCCGGGTCTGCAATTGTTGGTGCATCAGGGCTTCTTATTGCAATGGGAAAACTTAGAAACATGAACGGCTTATGCCTTTTGGGAGAATCTCCCGGCTATATAATTGATGCTAAAGCTTCAAAGGCAGTTCTACAAGTATTAGTTGATATATTAGAACTTGAGATTAGCATGGAAGAACTGGACAAGAGGGCTGAAGAAACAGAAAAAGCACTTTCAAAGATACAAGAAATGCAGAAGAACATGACCGAATACCAACCATTGCCTTCAGGAAACGAAGAAACAGGATACATAAGGTAA
- a CDS encoding RNA-protein complex protein Nop10, giving the protein MKMKICPKCNKYTLKDLCPLCNTPAVNPHPPKFSPEDKYGKYRRLIKKESGVL; this is encoded by the coding sequence ATGAAGATGAAAATTTGCCCTAAATGCAATAAGTATACCTTAAAGGATTTGTGTCCTTTATGTAATACTCCTGCCGTAAATCCTCACCCTCCAAAATTTTCACCTGAGGACAAGTACGGTAAATATAGGAGATTAATCAAAAAAGAGAGTGGAGTGTTATGA
- the pcn gene encoding proliferating cell nuclear antigen (pcna), protein MFEAVLSAETWKKCVTAIGSLVEEVPLKITAEGIELRAMDPSHVSMIDFKMNKEVFAEYKTDKESIIGIDIEDMSKFINRSRSDDILVLKLDEEKNKILMVLKGTSTRRFGCQLIDVTEQSNLKMPALNTTSKVRLSSQAFREGLKDANIVSDHVSLKADDAFYMNAEGDTGDIEVKLEKGDPDLYEIIVSAGASSTFNLSYLTDMSKSIPGEMSIEIGSDMPVKIEFEIEGASFVFILAPRVER, encoded by the coding sequence ATGTTTGAAGCTGTTTTGAGTGCAGAAACATGGAAAAAATGTGTCACTGCCATCGGTAGTCTCGTGGAGGAAGTTCCTTTGAAGATTACTGCCGAAGGTATTGAGTTAAGGGCTATGGATCCATCTCATGTAAGCATGATCGATTTTAAAATGAACAAGGAAGTGTTTGCAGAGTATAAAACTGATAAAGAGTCTATCATAGGCATTGATATTGAAGATATGTCAAAATTCATAAACAGAAGCCGAAGCGATGATATCCTTGTTCTAAAACTTGATGAAGAAAAAAACAAGATACTTATGGTGTTAAAAGGAACATCAACTAGGAGATTCGGGTGTCAGCTTATTGATGTCACCGAACAATCGAATCTCAAGATGCCCGCTTTAAATACCACTTCAAAGGTAAGGCTGAGTTCTCAAGCTTTTAGAGAAGGTCTAAAAGATGCAAATATTGTGTCAGATCACGTTTCCCTAAAAGCAGACGATGCATTTTATATGAATGCTGAAGGAGACACAGGGGACATTGAAGTAAAACTTGAAAAAGGTGATCCTGATCTTTATGAGATCATTGTATCTGCAGGAGCTTCTTCAACATTTAATTTGAGCTACTTAACAGACATGTCAAAGTCAATACCTGGCGAAATGTCAATCGAAATAGGAAGCGATATGCCCGTAAAGATTGAATTTGAAATCGAAGGTGCTTCGTTTGTATTCATTCTTGCCCCAAGAGTCGAAAGATGA
- a CDS encoding 30S ribosomal protein S6e: MEYKIIVSYQDGKTIQKEVKDKQAEPLFGLKIGEEFNGETIGLSGHVLKITGGSDKDGFPMRQDLDGNRRVKLLLSKSVGFRPVEQGERRKKRVRGNTINEDTVQINTKVMKPEKYENPEEKKAEEAPEESKS, translated from the coding sequence ATGGAATACAAAATTATTGTTTCTTACCAAGATGGTAAAACTATACAGAAAGAAGTAAAGGACAAACAGGCAGAACCCCTCTTTGGTTTAAAAATTGGCGAAGAGTTTAATGGTGAGACGATAGGACTTTCTGGCCATGTATTGAAGATTACAGGTGGATCCGATAAAGACGGGTTCCCAATGAGGCAAGACCTTGACGGTAACAGAAGAGTAAAACTTTTGCTTTCCAAGAGTGTTGGCTTTAGACCAGTAGAACAGGGCGAGAGAAGGAAAAAGAGAGTTAGAGGAAACACCATAAACGAAGACACTGTCCAAATTAACACCAAAGTAATGAAGCCTGAAAAATACGAAAATCCTGAAGAAAAGAAAGCAGAAGAAGCACCAGAAGAATCAAAATCTTAA
- a CDS encoding 50S ribosomal protein L44e, with translation MKMPKKMNTYCPTCKKHTSHKVETVKKRKRGELSAGQRRYKRKIKGYRGFPRSSVSGGKSVSKLDLRYRCELCKKATTRKGFRVKKLEFVEA, from the coding sequence ATGAAAATGCCAAAAAAAATGAATACCTATTGCCCGACCTGTAAAAAGCATACGTCACATAAGGTTGAGACTGTAAAGAAAAGAAAAAGAGGAGAACTTAGTGCAGGTCAGAGAAGGTATAAAAGAAAAATTAAAGGTTACAGAGGTTTCCCAAGATCTTCAGTTAGTGGTGGAAAATCTGTAAGCAAACTTGATTTAAGATATAGATGCGAATTATGTAAAAAAGCCACTACAAGAAAAGGCTTCAGAGTTAAAAAGTTAGAGTTCGTGGAGGCATAA
- a CDS encoding UPF0147 family protein — protein MPEENIKGIVDYLNEFVNEDNSVPRNIRRAAKEAADRLLDTSESAQSRAHAAVELLDEISNDPNMPMHTRTILWEVLSELEKI, from the coding sequence ATGCCTGAAGAAAATATTAAAGGTATAGTCGATTACTTAAACGAATTTGTTAACGAAGACAACAGTGTTCCTAGAAATATAAGAAGGGCTGCCAAGGAAGCTGCTGACAGATTACTCGATACTTCTGAATCTGCCCAATCAAGAGCCCATGCTGCAGTTGAGTTGTTGGACGAAATTTCAAACGACCCTAACATGCCAATGCACACGAGAACAATTCTCTGGGAAGTATTAAGCGAATTAGAAAAAATTTAG
- a CDS encoding HAD family hydrolase, whose product MEKQLSRYNLFLFDMDGTLVKFKLDFEYLKRVTRKILEDNGIYLEIRGSLIETLKELRSVFTEEEEYNVFVKGIENIIVQHELEASEKAEVFPDSIDLLNILKSKGKSIGIITRNSKAASMKTLEVSGLMKYMDVIVTREDVAKVKPDPEHVEVAIKLLEKKAEDTVVIGDHRYDISSGKRAGCFTIGILSGVSSEELLNEADLIVSSLEEIISFL is encoded by the coding sequence ATGGAGAAACAGCTCTCTCGTTACAATCTTTTTCTATTTGACATGGACGGAACTTTAGTAAAATTTAAGCTTGACTTTGAGTATCTTAAGAGAGTCACTAGAAAGATTCTAGAGGATAATGGGATATATCTAGAGATTAGGGGGTCTTTAATTGAGACATTAAAAGAATTAAGGTCCGTATTTACAGAGGAAGAAGAATATAATGTATTTGTAAAGGGGATTGAGAATATTATAGTCCAGCATGAACTTGAAGCATCAGAAAAAGCTGAAGTTTTTCCTGATTCTATAGACTTATTAAATATCTTAAAATCAAAAGGAAAGAGCATTGGCATTATTACCCGAAATAGTAAAGCCGCCTCTATGAAGACTCTAGAAGTTTCTGGATTAATGAAATATATGGATGTTATTGTTACAAGAGAAGACGTTGCAAAAGTAAAACCTGACCCTGAGCATGTAGAAGTTGCCATCAAACTTCTAGAAAAAAAGGCAGAAGATACAGTTGTCATTGGAGACCATAGGTATGATATCTCATCTGGAAAAAGAGCCGGGTGCTTCACCATAGGAATATTGTCGGGTGTATCTTCAGAAGAGCTTCTAAACGAAGCAGACCTTATAGTCTCTTCGCTAGAGGAAATTATTTCATTTTTATAG
- a CDS encoding RimK-like ATPgrasp N-terminal domain-containing protein: MESEDDDASNSCDVKTIDNFVLPFVNSLEANLDSSSKSHKRGAGILHKKTSLFDKDITEMYSGNNLFVLSNEYHYKTESYYRIVLRENQNGYKITPSSDEVLDAYVVPICLTKAEMVGIPVCEWGISDTYCPLPSMIYGINYYSDSSKYEVVNDLETAKEAIKKVTHGGKYPFCFQRLPANFEIKTFSTLFGKNTTTDPEICALLEKIYEVFEIPVAKIILIYDGEKYYLSSISPMRNSEISNGEKEEFKTRVETGIENGEIRNFC, translated from the coding sequence ATGGAATCAGAAGATGATGATGCGTCAAATAGTTGTGATGTAAAAACGATTGATAATTTTGTTCTGCCTTTTGTTAATTCTTTAGAGGCAAATTTAGATAGTAGTTCTAAATCCCATAAAAGGGGTGCAGGAATTTTGCATAAAAAGACAAGTCTTTTTGATAAAGATATAACTGAGATGTACTCTGGCAACAATTTATTCGTTTTAAGTAACGAATACCACTATAAAACGGAGTCATATTATAGAATAGTTTTAAGAGAAAATCAGAATGGATACAAGATAACACCAAGTAGTGACGAGGTACTTGATGCCTACGTCGTTCCAATATGCCTAACAAAAGCAGAGATGGTTGGGATACCTGTCTGTGAATGGGGAATATCCGATACATATTGCCCTTTACCTTCGATGATATATGGGATAAACTATTACTCGGATTCTTCAAAATATGAGGTAGTTAATGACTTAGAAACCGCAAAGGAGGCCATAAAAAAGGTAACACATGGTGGGAAATATCCTTTCTGTTTCCAGAGATTACCCGCAAATTTTGAAATAAAAACTTTCTCGACACTCTTTGGAAAGAATACTACAACAGATCCGGAGATTTGTGCTCTTCTGGAAAAAATATACGAAGTATTTGAAATACCAGTAGCCAAAATAATTCTTATATATGACGGAGAAAAATATTATCTTTCTTCAATATCTCCAATGAGGAATTCAGAGATATCTAATGGCGAAAAAGAAGAATTCAAAACTAGGGTCGAAACTGGGATAGAAAATGGGGAAATTAGGAATTTTTGTTGA